The Natator depressus isolate rNatDep1 chromosome 8, rNatDep2.hap1, whole genome shotgun sequence genome window below encodes:
- the LOC141992110 gene encoding SLC35A4 upstream microprotein, with product MADDKDPRPKLKDLAFLKSQLENLQQRVEDEVQAGVGQDGSLLASPFLKGFLAGYIVAKLRSSAVLGFVFGTCTGIYAAQAYAVPNVEKTIRDYVSSLRKGPD from the exons ATGGCGGATGATAAG GACCCACGGCCAAAGCTGAAGGATCTTGCTTTTTTGAAGTCTCAGCTGGAAAACTTACAGCAGCGAGTGGAAGATGAGGTGCAGGCTGGAGTGGGCCAG GATGGTTCTTTGCTGGCATCTCCGTTTCTCAAAGGGTTTCTGGCAGGTTACATTGTAGCCAAACTCCGATCTTCTGCAGTCCTAGGATTTGTGTTTGGGACCTGCACTGGAATATATGCAGCTCAGGCCTATGCAGTTCCCAATGTTGAAAAGACAATCCGAGACTATGTCAGCTCACTGAGGAAAGGACCAGACTAG
- the SLC35A4 gene encoding putative UDP-sugar transporter protein SLC35A4, with protein sequence MGIITGNGSAAGSLLSPATRGLKRVLWALMLVMSVTIYGSHAPLLTLCKVDGKIPFSASSVVVLTELTKLVLSFISLLIWDRRQLGVSLSWRHAAPFALSALLYAANNNLVVHMQLFMDPSTYQVLSNLKIGSTALLYSMFLHQRLSVHKWLALFLLTAAGVSYTYGGLQDLQHSSSSSEMQLHVTLIGLLLISVYSLISGLSAVYTEVILKTQDLPLTLQNLFLYFFGVLLNLVVHLLSSNGAGFLDGFSFWVLVIVVSQALNGLIMSVVMKHSSNITRLFVISCSMLVNALLSILLFSLQLTAFFFLAVLLIGLAVHLYYGVK encoded by the coding sequence ATGGGAATAATTACTGGGAATGGTAGTGCTGCTGGCTCACTGCTCAGCCCTGCCACCAGGGGGCTCAAGAGAGTGCTGTGGGCACTGATGCTAGTCATGTCTGTTACTATCTATGGCTCTCATGCTCCCCTCCTGACTCTGTGTAAAGTGGATGGAAAGATCCCATTCAGCGCCTCATCTGTTGTGGTTCTTACTGAGCTGACCAAGCTGGTGCTCTCCTTCATTTCCCTGCTGATCTGGGACCGGAGGCAGCTGGGAGTCTCACTGTCATGGCGCCATGCTGCCCCCTTTGCCCTATCTGCGCTGCTCTATGCTGCCAACAATAACCTGGTGGTTCACATGCAGCTGTTCATGGATCCTAGCACCTACCAGGTCCTGAGTAACCTGAAGATTGGCAGTACTGCTCTCCTGTACAGCATGTTCCTGCACCAAAGACTCTCTGTACACAAGTGGCTGGCCCTCTTCCTGCTAACAGCTGCTGGGGTGAGCTACACCTATGGGGGCCTCCAGGACCTGCAGcactcctccagctcctctgAGATGCAGCTGCACGTCACCCTGATTGGCTTGCTGCTCATCTCTGTGTACTCCCTGATATCAGGCCTGTCTGCTGTCTATACTGAAGTCATCCTGAAAACCCAAGATCTGCCACTTACCCTCCAGAACCTGTTTCTTTACTTCTTTGGAGTCCTGCTGAACTTGGTTGTCCATCTCTTGAGCAGCAATGGGGCTGGATTCCTGGATGGCTTCTCTTTCTGGGTGCTGGTAATTGTGGTGAGCCAGGCCCTGAATGGCTTGATAATGTCTGTGGTCATGAAGCACAGCAGTAACATCACCAGGCTCTTTGTTATCTCCTGCTCCATGCTTGTTAATGCCCTCTTATCTATCCTGCTCTTCAGCCTGCAGCTCACTGCCTTTTTCTTCCTTGCTGTCCTGCTGATCGGCTTGGCTGTTCACTTGTATTATGGAGTCAAATAG